A window of Nonomuraea angiospora genomic DNA:
CACGGGGGTGGCCCTCACCGACGGCGTCATGCTGCGCCCCGGCGCGCTCACCGGGATCAGGTCATGGGGCGACGACCGCGTGACCGTGCTGGCGGGCACCCCGCTCCGCGTGCTGAACGAGCTGCTCGACGAGCGCGGCCTGGCCCTGGCCAACATGGGCGACATCACCGAGCAGACCGTCGCGGGCGCGATCCAGACCGGCACGCACGGCACCGGCCGCGACAGCGGCGGCCTCGCCGACCAGGTCGCCGAGCTGGAGCTGGTGCTGGCCGACGGCTCGGTGACGACGGCCGGGCCGGGCGAGGACCTGTTCGACGCGGCCAGGGTCGGGCTGGGGGCGCTCGGGGTGCTGACGGCCGTGACACTCCGGGTGGAGCCCGCGTTCCTCCTGCACAACCGGCGGCGCAAGCTGGCGCTCAGCGAGGTGCTCGACTCGCTCGACGAGCTGACCTCGGCGAACGAGCACCTCGACTTCTTCTGGCTGCCGCACACCGACGCCTGCCTGGTCAAGACCAACAACCGCAGCCCTGGACCGGCCCGGCCGCCAGGCACGTTGCGGCACTGGCTGGACAACGTCTTCCTGGAGAACACCCTTTTCGGCGCGGCGTGCGCGCTCGGGGGCCGCCTCCCCGGCCTGATCCCGCGGATCAACGCCGTCAGCGCGGCGGCGCTCGGCGACTCGGAGTCGGTCGACACGTCGTACAAGATCTTCACGGCGCGGCGGGACGTGCGCTTCCTCGAGATGGAGTACGCGGTGCCGCGCGAACGCCTCGGCCAGGCGCTGCGCGAGACCAGGGACCTGATCGACCGGATGGACTGGAAGATCACGTTCCCGGTGGAGGTGCGGGTCACGCCGCCCAGCGACGCGTGGCTGTCGACCGCGTACGGGCGGTCGTCGGCATACATCGCCTGCCACATCTACCGGC
This region includes:
- a CDS encoding D-arabinono-1,4-lactone oxidase yields the protein MTFANWARNQSGTPAEVRTPASVEDVVRAVRDAAASGRRVRMVGTGHSFTGVALTDGVMLRPGALTGIRSWGDDRVTVLAGTPLRVLNELLDERGLALANMGDITEQTVAGAIQTGTHGTGRDSGGLADQVAELELVLADGSVTTAGPGEDLFDAARVGLGALGVLTAVTLRVEPAFLLHNRRRKLALSEVLDSLDELTSANEHLDFFWLPHTDACLVKTNNRSPGPARPPGTLRHWLDNVFLENTLFGAACALGGRLPGLIPRINAVSAAALGDSESVDTSYKIFTARRDVRFLEMEYAVPRERLGQALRETRDLIDRMDWKITFPVEVRVTPPSDAWLSTAYGRSSAYIACHIYRPTPNPAYFEGVEEIMTRLDGRPHWGKLHTRDASYLNKVYPRFADFTALRDRLDPGRLFGNDYLDLVLG